GGGAATGAAGGTCGGTCTGGTGGGGGTCAGCCGCCGCGGTCCCGCGCCGGGGTGGGCGGGGGAGGATCAGCGCCGGCGCGGATGACGTCGAGCGCCACGGGGTGCAGCCACCCGTTGCTGCCGATGGCGAGCCGCCCCTCAGCCCACGGCCGCCCGGCGGGGTCGGTGACCTGCCCGCCGGCCTCGGCCACGAGCAGGATGGGGGCGGCCAGGTCCCAGACCCGGTCGCCATGGTCGCCGATGACCAGGTCGACGGCGCCGTCGGCCAGCAGGCACCACATCAGGAAGTCGCCGATCCCGCGGGTGCGCCAGCACGCCCCGGCCAGCCCCAGGAACCACCGGTCGGCGCGCAGGTCGCCGTAGGCAAGGTGGGCGCCGGTCAGCGCCCCGACCCGCGACACCGCAAGCGGGCGGGGCGAGGGGTCCAGCGGCCCGGTGGTCCAGGCGCCCTGGCCGCGGACCGCCCACCAGCGCCGGCCCATCGCCGGCGCCGAGACCAGCGCGACCTCGACCTCGCCGTCGACCTGCAAGGCGAGCAGGGTCGCCCACCAGTCGAGCCTGCGGATGAAGTTGCGGGTGGCGTCGATGGGGTCGATGAGCCAGCGGACCCGCCGGCTGCCCGTCTGTCCCCGCTCCTCTCCCAGCACGCCCTGCTCCGGGCGGTGGGTGGCGATCAGCTGGCGGAGCCGGTCCTCCACGGCCTCGTCGGCCTGGGTCACTTCAGTCAGGTCAGGCTTGCTTGCGACCAGCAGCTCGCCCTGCCGGTACAGGTCCAGGCTGAGCTGGTCGGCCTCGTCGGCCAGGAAGCGCGCGAAGGCGAGGTCGTCGGTGTCCTGCCGGTACCCATTGCCACGGGTCATGGCAGCACCGCCCGGAGTGCGGCCAGGAACGCGCGGTTGTCGGCCGGGGCGCCGACCGTGACCCGCAGGTGCCCGGGCAGATGGGGAAGGCCGGACACGTCCCGGATCGCCACCCCACGCCCGAGTAGCGCCCGCCGCACCTCGTCGGACGGCAGCGGGGTCGCGAAGCACAGGAAGTTCGCCTCGCTGGGGCGGACCCGCACCCCGGGCAGCCCAGCCAGCGCCTCGGCCAGCCGGCCGCGTTCGCGGACCACCAGCGCGACCGTCGCGGCCACGTCGTCGAGGTAGCCCAGGGCGAGCAGCCCGGCGGCCTGGGCGAACCCCGACGGCTGCCACGGCACCCGCACCTTCGGCAGCACCCTAACCAGCTCCGGGTCAGCCAGCAGGTAGCCCAGCCGCAGGTCGGCCAGGGCCAGCGCCTTGGAGAAGGTGCGCAGCACCACCAGGTTCGGGAACTGGTCGAGCAGCCCGGCCGCGCTCGGCGCCGCGCTGAACTCGGCGTAGGCCTCGTCGACCACGACCAGGCTGGCCGGCTGCTCGGCGCACCGCCGCGCAATGGTCTCGATGGGGGTGGGGTGGCCGCTGGGGTTGCTCGGCGAGCAGACCACCACCACGTCGGCGCCAGCGCGGTCGTCGACGAGCTGGGTGCCGGTGGCGGCGGCGACCTGCCGGTAGCCCCCCCAGGCCGGTTGCAGCACGACCAGGCTGCGGCGCGGCCCACCGAACGCCAGCAGCAGCTGGACCAGCAGCTCGAAGGTGCCCGCCGCGACCCACACCCCCTCGACTGTGCGGCCGTGCAGGGCGGCCAGGCGCGTCCGCAGCGCGGTGGCGTCGAGGTCGCCGTAGCGGTGCCAGTCGTGCGCGCCGGCCAGCTTCGCCAGGTCGGTGCGCAGCGCCCCGCAGGGCGGGTAGGGGCTCTCGTTGGTGTCCAGCCGCACCGGCACCAGCGGCCGGGGCGAGCGGTAGGGCACATGCCCGGCCAGGTCGGGACGAGGCGTCACCCCAGGCACGCCGGGCGAAGCGAGCGTCCGCGCGTCGGCTGAGCCTGTCGGTCGGTCGTCCACTCCCAGGGGTGTGACGATCGCGGCCCTGGCGAGATATTGCGGCGCTGGTGTGGTCTCGTGTCCGGTCACGATCGTTGCCTTTGGGTCGCGGATGGCTGTTGAGCGATGAACACCCGGCATCACCTTCTCTGTCGTCGCATCGCGCGTGCCTCCCCTCGTTACCGTTGGCGCTGCAACGGCAGGGATCGCGTGACTCGAGCACCTTCCAACGAGCCGGGGGCGCGGTCCCAGCGTTCCGGGGACCCTCACACCGAACGGGGATACCCGCGCAGGGACCCTCGCGGGTCCTCACGGCGGAGGCGCTTCTTGATGGGGTTGGCGTTCGCGCGGGATGTGACCGGAGCAGTAGGATTTGCTATGAAGTCCCTGGTTGCGCAGCGTTGAAGGGCGACCCCGTGCCGGAGCCGAACCTCGCAGCACTCCGTAAGGAACGCGGCCTGAGCCAGCCTCGGCTCGCGTCTGCGATCAACCGCTTGGCTAAAGAAGACGGTCACAACGCGGCGTGCAACGGCAAGACCGTGAGCGCGTGGGAGACCGGCGCTCGGCGTCCAAGCGACTTCTACGAGTACTACCTCGCCGGGGCGCTTGGCGCACGACGAGACCAACTGGTCTACCCTCCGCTCAAGAAGCACAGCAAGAAGGGGACCTCGCCGTCGTCGCCTCGCCGCACTTTCAGCGACGACTCTCCGGACAACGAGTCGTCAGTTACCAACGGCGCCCTCAGGTTCGTTCGGCGGAGCAACGAGCAGCTTCACCCGAACCGGGATGTTGACCGTGATGGCACAGCGGTTGCCACGCCGATAGGTCGCCCCGACCTGGACCGGGTCGAGCTGCTTCGTCGAGATCTGGATGACCTGATCACCGAAGGGGCGATGACCAACGCCAGTCTCGATGACTGGGAACGGACCGTGCTGCACTTCGGACAGGCCGCTCGGCATCGCCCGCCAGGTGTGCTGCTGGAAGGCTTGACCGCTGACCTTGCGGAACTGAAACGAGCGCTCTCACGCCGCCGATCAGCGTTCGCCTTACGGCGTCTTATCAGGGTGACCGCCCAAATGTCGGGGCTCATGTGCTTGACACTTGTCAAGCTCGATGAGCGCACGGAGTTCCGCAGGTGGGCGCGCACTGCTCGCGTTGCAGCCGAGGAAGCGGGCGATCCCCTGACCCACTCGTGGGTGCTTGCGCAAGAGGCGTACGGGCACTACTACAGCGGTGATCTCATCGGCGCGGTGGACGTGGCGTATCACGCGCAAGACCTCGTAGGCAATGTGCCTTGTGTCGGTGCCGCACTTGCAGCGGCACTCGAAGCTCGTGCCCATGCCGCCCTTGGCCGCCGTCAAGAAACCCGAGAGGCGCTTGCGCGAGCCGAAACCTTCTTGGCGAAGTTGGATGCTGATTTGGTCGTGGCATCTGCGTTTGGCTATACCGAGGCACAGCTTCGCTTTCACGAAGGCAATGCCTACACTCATCTGCGTGACACGCGGTCGGCGTGGAGGGCACAGGAACGGGCACTCGAACTTTGTCCTTCAGGCGACTACATGGATCGGGCATTCACTAAGCTCGATCGTGCAAGCTGTCTTGCCCATGACGGTGATACTCCCGCAGCCGTCTCTTACGCGACTGAAACTCTCGTAAGTCTAAGCGACCAGCAGCGTCAAGGCATTATCACGCTCCGCGCACATGAAATCGTTGCTGAGCTCCCGAGAAAGCATCAAGCACTGCCGCCGGTTCGTGAACTCCGCGACCTGCTAATGCTTACGGCCGGGACGAAGGGAGTAGAACACTCGTGGTCTTCGTGACACCTGCTGAGCCGGGCAACATTGACGGGAT
The genomic region above belongs to Actinomycetes bacterium and contains:
- a CDS encoding inositol monophosphatase; amino-acid sequence: MTRGNGYRQDTDDLAFARFLADEADQLSLDLYRQGELLVASKPDLTEVTQADEAVEDRLRQLIATHRPEQGVLGEERGQTGSRRVRWLIDPIDATRNFIRRLDWWATLLALQVDGEVEVALVSAPAMGRRWWAVRGQGAWTTGPLDPSPRPLAVSRVGALTGAHLAYGDLRADRWFLGLAGACWRTRGIGDFLMWCLLADGAVDLVIGDHGDRVWDLAAPILLVAEAGGQVTDPAGRPWAEGRLAIGSNGWLHPVALDVIRAGADPPPPTPARDRGG
- a CDS encoding helix-turn-helix transcriptional regulator yields the protein MKGDPVPEPNLAALRKERGLSQPRLASAINRLAKEDGHNAACNGKTVSAWETGARRPSDFYEYYLAGALGARRDQLVYPPLKKHSKKGTSPSSPRRTFSDDSPDNESSVTNGALRFVRRSNEQLHPNRDVDRDGTAVATPIGRPDLDRVELLRRDLDDLITEGAMTNASLDDWERTVLHFGQAARHRPPGVLLEGLTADLAELKRALSRRRSAFALRRLIRVTAQMSGLMCLTLVKLDERTEFRRWARTARVAAEEAGDPLTHSWVLAQEAYGHYYSGDLIGAVDVAYHAQDLVGNVPCVGAALAAALEARAHAALGRRQETREALARAETFLAKLDADLVVASAFGYTEAQLRFHEGNAYTHLRDTRSAWRAQERALELCPSGDYMDRAFTKLDRASCLAHDGDTPAAVSYATETLVSLSDQQRQGIITLRAHEIVAELPRKHQALPPVRELRDLLMLTAGTKGVEHSWSS
- a CDS encoding aminotransferase class I/II-fold pyridoxal phosphate-dependent enzyme, which produces MTPRPDLAGHVPYRSPRPLVPVRLDTNESPYPPCGALRTDLAKLAGAHDWHRYGDLDATALRTRLAALHGRTVEGVWVAAGTFELLVQLLLAFGGPRRSLVVLQPAWGGYRQVAAATGTQLVDDRAGADVVVVCSPSNPSGHPTPIETIARRCAEQPASLVVVDEAYAEFSAAPSAAGLLDQFPNLVVLRTFSKALALADLRLGYLLADPELVRVLPKVRVPWQPSGFAQAAGLLALGYLDDVAATVALVVRERGRLAEALAGLPGVRVRPSEANFLCFATPLPSDEVRRALLGRGVAIRDVSGLPHLPGHLRVTVGAPADNRAFLAALRAVLP